The genomic stretch TACTTGTTGGGATTGTCGGGATCCTTGGTGATGGTCCAGGTGGCCTTGCCCTGCGACCGCCGGCTGACCAGGCCACCGGACGCCACATCCACCGCCTCGAAAGAAACCCAGTCATCGGGACCGAGCTGGTCGATCGGGAACCCGACGCGGGCGCAGAACACGAACAGGCTTTGGCCTGCCACCCGATTCGGGTACTTCACCAGCACGCCGCCACCGGCGGAGCCCTGGTAGACGTGAAGCTGGCCACCCTGTTCGACCAGCGTGGCGTCGCCGATAGGCGAGAACTCGGGGCCTACAACCCCGTCGTCGAATAGGTCGACATAGGTGCCGGGGATGGCGTCCGTTGGAATGGGTACCGGCGTCTGCACGGTCGCCATGGCGGCAGCAGAGAGAGTGGAAAAGACGAAAGCCGAGAGTGCCAGAAGTCGAAGACATCGCATCGCAAGATCCTCCTTGGATCGTTCATTTCGCCACCCGGCCGGAGCGCCCGGCGGCGCGGTCACTGAAGACCGCTTCCAAGAAGACAAGCGAGAAGAGATAGATTTTTCAGTAAGGGCTGACCGACGGTCTGGCCGCCGACCTAGAGGTCGAGTTCGACGTATCGCCCGGAGGCGTCGATCATCGTGCCCCAGACTTTCGAAGAGGCTTGGTGGCGGTCCGGACCAAAAGCGAGGCCGGCGCCTATTTCGGCATCGTAGTCGAGGGATTGGACTGCCGTGAGGAACTCTTCGATGGTCGGGGGATCAGCGCCGCTGCGGAGCGCCTCGGCGAACACCTGCGCCGCCAAGTAGCCTTCGAGGGAGACGAAGCCCGGTTGCTCCGATGGAAAGTGGCGCGCCAGGTGTTCGCGATAACGGGCGACGCCGGGCTCGGCGGACTCCGGGTGGGGTACGACCTGGCTGACGATCACGCCCTCGGCGTAGCGCGGTCCGAAGCCCGCCAGTTCTTCGGCCAGGGCGCGGCTGCCGACGAAGGAGAGGTTGGCGAACACCGGCTCGATGCCGTCGTCCACCAAACGACGGATGAATTCGGCGGCCGGCCGGTAGGTGGCGGCCATGACGATGGCGGAGACCGCCGCGCGCCGGCGCTGGATCCCCTCCACGGCGCCGTCCAATTCTAGGCTGTTGCGCCGGTAACCGACGCGCAGCACCGAACCCTCGTAGCCGCGCGCCGCGAGCGCCGAGCGCACACCTTCGTAGCCCGCATCACCGTAGCCGTCGTCCTGGGCGAAGACGGCAATCTCCGAAGGCTCGAATCCCAGATCCTCCAGGAAGTAGTCGACCAGCGCGGCGGTCTCTTCGGCGTAGCTCGCTCGGTAGTTGAAGACGTAGCGGTCCGGAGGGTCGCGGCGCAGCAGATCGGCGCCGGAGAAGGCACCGAAGAAGGGCACCCCCTGCTCTACGGCGAGCGGAACGGTGACCGCGGCGGTCGGAGTGCCGACGTTGCCGAGAATGGCGAAAACGTCGCGCTGATGCAGCAGCTCGATCATATTGGCAACCGCCCGGTCGGGCTCATAGGCATCGTCGAGAGCGATCAGCTCGAGATCTCGGCCGTGCACCCCGCCGTCGGCGTTGATCTCCCGGAAGTACGTCTCGATCCCCGTCTGCATGCCCCGGCCCAGTTCGCGCGCTGGCCCCGAGAAGGCGGCACTCATGCCGATCGCAATCCGGGAGTCGGTCACACCCCGGAGGTCCTCGGCGGCGACGGTACCGGCGGCCGAATCCGCAGCGTCGTTCGCCCCGCCTCGCCACCAGAGGAATCCACCGGCCAACAGGATCAAGGCGAGCACCGCCGGCACCAGCCACCGGCGCCAGCCGCCGGCACCGCGGGCAGGCGCGGCGGTCTTCTCGTTCAGCAGAGTGGGCGCAACCGACGGCCCTCCGGCGGGGCTGCTCGCCGCGGCGCTGACGAGAGTCGGCGGCACCGCCGAGTCCGGCCCACCG from Acidobacteriota bacterium encodes the following:
- a CDS encoding ABC transporter substrate-binding protein, which codes for MSSILLEEPQETLDDEDPAVKYCPLCGKEYAEGEVCPGDGAVLVHTQQESDPLIGTVLKGTYRIEEQIGAGGMGAVFRAVQTPLDRDVAVKILLPSAQSTPSMISRFFQEARLLSQLSHPNVVGIIDFGNTETGMIFMVMEYLTGQTLSALVPEKQGLPMADAVHWMHQACAGVSAAHRNDLVHRDLKPENLFIASSRSGPDTLKVLDFGIARTLEGAEGTRLTQMGLLMGTPGFIAPEQIESPAEAGARSDIYALGAILFFMVTGHRPYYGQTPHSVLVQQMQRPPQLDLGLLAEQPAVAAVIAKAMAIAPENRFASTDELVEALDSAVGGPDSAVPPTLVSAAASSPAGGPSVAPTLLNEKTAAPARGAGGWRRWLVPAVLALILLAGGFLWWRGGANDAADSAAGTVAAEDLRGVTDSRIAIGMSAAFSGPARELGRGMQTGIETYFREINADGGVHGRDLELIALDDAYEPDRAVANMIELLHQRDVFAILGNVGTPTAAVTVPLAVEQGVPFFGAFSGADLLRRDPPDRYVFNYRASYAEETAALVDYFLEDLGFEPSEIAVFAQDDGYGDAGYEGVRSALAARGYEGSVLRVGYRRNSLELDGAVEGIQRRRAAVSAIVMAATYRPAAEFIRRLVDDGIEPVFANLSFVGSRALAEELAGFGPRYAEGVIVSQVVPHPESAEPGVARYREHLARHFPSEQPGFVSLEGYLAAQVFAEALRSGADPPTIEEFLTAVQSLDYDAEIGAGLAFGPDRHQASSKVWGTMIDASGRYVELDL